GAGTGGTGTTCTTTAACGCAAATTTCAGCGCTTTTTTTTAAATTTTTAGCCCTTGAATAATAGCCAAGCCCTCGCCAGAGCAATAAAACCTCCTCTAATTGAGCGTTCGCTAAGTCTTTTAAAGTGGGGAAAGCTTCTAAAAAAGGGGAATAAAAACGCTCAATTACCGTGTTGATTTGGGTTTGTTGGCTCATCACTTCACTGATATAGACTTCATAAGGAGCGTTAATGCCCTTTAAATTCCTAAAAGGTAAATCCTTTCGCCCAAATTCTTCATACCATTTTAAAAGGGCGTTGTGTAAAGTTTCCAGCTACAACCACCTATAAGCGATGAGTTTAACCCAAGGCACGCACACGCTTAAAAACACGATCAAATACACCATACCAAAAATAAACCCCCATTTCCAAAAATCCTTGCTTGAAATATACCCGCTCCCGTAATAAATGGTGGATGGGCCTGTGCCATAGGGGGTTAAAATCCCCATAATCCCTAAAGAAAGCATTAAAAACAAGCTCAATTCTTGCAAATTGACCCCTTGAATGTGCGAACCAATCCCTACAAAAAGCGCAAATAACGCGCTCACATGAGCGGTGATGCTTGCGAAAAAATAATGAAACAGATAAAAGAGGGCTATAATAAACAAGACCGCTATTAACGGATCCAAGTTAGCATGCTCTAAAAAATTTTTAGCCGCATTGCCGATAAAGTTTAAAAACCCTACATTTTTAAGCCCGCCAGCCATCGTGAGTAGCGATCCAAGCAATAAAAAAATGTTGAACGCGCTCTTGTTTTTAATGATGTCTTCATAGCTTACAATCTTGCAAAACGCCATTAAAACCATGACAATCAAAGCCGTCGCGCTCGCATGCAAGCCTAAAGGTTTGCTAAAAATCCAACCCAATAAAGCTAGTAAAGTGAGGCTGAGCATTAAAATTTCTTTTAAAGAAAACCTCCCCATGCCCTCTAATTCTTTTTTAGCCCACAAACTCACTTCTTTTGAGCCTTTTAAGGTGGGTTTGCAGGTTTTATACGCTAATAAAGGCGCAAGCAAGATCAAAACCACCCCACAAGGCAAGAACGCTAAAAACCACGAAAACCATGAGATTTCATTCACGCCCATTTTGGTAGCGATTTCCATTGCTAGGGGGTTAGGAGCGAGCGCGGTTAAAAACATGGACGAAGTGATGCAAGTTGAAGCCAAAGCGACCCACATCAAATACGCGCCGATCTTGTCAGGGTTATTATTTGGAGCAGATCCCATTAAAGGCGGGATAGATGAAACGATTGGATAGAGTATGCCCCCACTTCTAGCGGAGTTGCTAGGGATAAAGGGGGCAAGACACAATTCGCTCAAACCAATCGCATAGCCTAAACCTAAAGGGGTTTGCCCTAAAAACCTAATGAGTAAAAGAGCGATCCGTTTCCCTAACAAGCTTTTTTCATACCCTAAACCCAAAATAAAAGCGACAAACACAAGCCACACCGTTTTATTCGCATACCCGCTCAAACCCCACGAAATAGCCTTATTAGCGCTCGCTACTTCATCGCTCGCTCCAATTTTTAACGCCACGCACAACACTAACGCGCTCAATGCCACTAAACCTGATGGCACCGGCTCTAAAACTAGCCCTATAATCATGCCCATGAAAATACAAAAATAAAGCCATGCGTTAGGGTTTAACCCATCTGGTGCGCCTAAAAAATACAATAGCGTTGCGATAAAAAAAGGGGCAAGGATTGAGAGAATTTGTTTAGTCATGTTTAGCCTTTAGCCAAAGATAGTAGTGGGTTGGCTTAGAAATGCCATTCAAATTGGATTGAGTTATTACAATATTACAGAAAAAGATTAAAAATTAAGCTTTTTGAAAAAGATAAAATTTTATAATCATGTTTATCTTTGTTGAATTTACTACAAATAGGAGTATTGCATGCAAGAAAATGTGCCTTTGAGTTATGATTATTCCATTAGCAAATTGTTTCTTTATGCGATGGTTGGCTTTGGGATAATAGGCATGTTAATAGGGATTGTGTTAGCCTTTGAATTGTCTTTCCCTAACTTGAATTACATTGCAGGGGAGTATGGTATTTTTGGCCGCTTACGCCCTTTACACACCAATGCGGTGATCTATGGTTTTACCCTTGGGGGGATTTGGGCGAGTTGGTATTATATCGGTCAAAGGGTGCTTAAAATCACTTATCACCAACACCCCTTTTTGAAAATTGTAGGGTTATTGCATTTTTGGCTTTGGATTCTTATTTTAATTCTAGGGGTCATTAGCTTGTTTGCTGGTCTTACTCAATCTAAAGAATACGCTGAATTGATGTGGCCTTTAGATATTATTGTGGTTGTGGTATGGGTGCTATGGGGGGTTAATATGTTTGGGAGCATGAGCGTTAGAAGAGAAAATACCATTTATGTGTCTTTATGGTATTACATCGCTACTTATGTGGGCATAGCAGTGATGTATATCTTCAATAACCTTTCTATCCCTACTTATTTTATCGCTGATATGGGGAGTGTTTGGCATTCTATTTCTATGTATTCAGGCAGTAATGATGCGCTCATTCAATGGTGGTGGGGGCATAATGCGGTCGCTTTTGTCTTTACGAGTGGGGTGATTGGCACGATTTATTATTTCTTGCCTAAAGAGAGCGGTCAGCCTATCTTCTCTTACAAACTCACTTTGTTTTCCTTTTGGAGCTTGATGTTTGTTTATATTTGGGCGGGCGGGCACCATTTGATTTATTCCACCGTGCCTGATTGGGTGCAAACCCTTTCTAGCGTGTTTTCAGTGGTGTTGATCTTGCCTTCGTGGGGGACAGCTATTAACATGCTTTTAACGATGAGGGGCCAATGGCACCAGCTCAAAGAAAGCCCTTTGATCAAATTCTTAGTTTTGGCTTCAACTTTCTACATGCTTTCCACTTTAGAAGGCTCTATTCAAGCCATCAAGAGCGTGAACGCCTTAGCCCACTTCACCGATTGGATTGTAGGGCATGTGCATGACGGCGTACTTGGGTGGGTAGGCTTCACTTTGATTGCGAGCATGTATCACATGACGCCTAGGCTTTTCAAAAGAGAGATTTATTCAGGCAGGCTTGTGGATTTCCAATTTTGGATCATGACTTTAGGGATTGTGCTTTACTTTTCGTCCATGTGGATTGCAGGGATCACGCAAGGGATGATGTGGAGGGATGTGGATCAGTATGGGAATCTCACTTACCAGTTCATTGACACGGTTAAGGTGTTAATCCCTTATTACAATATTAGAGGCGTTGGGGGTCTTATGTATTTTGTTGGATTTATTATCTTTGCCTACAATATTTTTATGACAATCACAGCAGGCAAAAAATTAGAGCGTGAGCCCAATTACGCCACGCCTATGTCTAGATAGGGGAGGTTGGAAATGTTTAGTTTTTTAGAAAAAAACCCGTTCTTTTTCACTCTTGCGTTTATTTTTGTGTTTGCGATTGCAGGCCTAGTGGAGATTTTGCCTAACTTCTTTAAATCCGCTCGCCCCATTGAAGGCTTACGGCCTTATACGGTTTTAGAAACAGCGGGGAGGCAAGTTTATATCCAAGAAGGTTGTTATAACTGCCATTCCCAGCTTATTCGCCCCTTCCAAGCTGAGGTGGATCGATATGGTGCGTATAGTTTGAGCGGGGAATATGCGTATGACAGGCCATTTTTATGGGGTTCTAAAAGGATTGGCCCTGATTTGCACAGGGTGGGGGATTATCGCACAACCGATTGGCATGAAAAGCACATGTTTGATCCTAAAAGCGTTGTGCCACACAGCATCATGCCCGCCTATAAGCATTTATTTGCAAAAAAGAGCGACTTTGACACCGCTTATGCAGAAGCTTTGACGCAAAAAAAGGTTTTTGGCGTGCCTTATGACACAGAAAACGGCGTGAAATTAGGGAGCGTAGAAGAAGCGAAAAAAGCCTATTTAGAAGAAGCTAAAAAAATCACAGCCGATATGAAAGACAAGAGGGTGCTAGATGCCATTCAAAGAGGTGAAGTGTTAGAAATTGTGGCTTTGATCGCTTATTTGAATAGCTTGGGTAATTCCAGGATCAACGCCAATCAAAACGCTAAGTAAGGGGTGAGTGATGGATTTAGAAAGTTTGAGAGGTTTTGCGTATGCGTTTTTCACTATTCTTTTTACGCTCTTTTTGTACGCTTATATTTTTAGCATGTATAGAAAGCAAAAAAAGGGTGTCGTGGATTATGAGCGATACGGGTATTTAGCGTTAAATGATGCTTTAGAAGATGAGTTGATTGAACCACGCCATAAAGAAGTTCATGATAAGGGCATAAAGGAAAGTTGAAATGGATTTTTTAAACGACCATATAAATGTTTTTGGCTTGATTGCAGCGCTTGTGATTTTAGTTTTAACCATCTATGAATCCAGTTCGCTCATTAAAGAAATGCGCGACAGCAAATCTCAAGGTGAGCTTGTAGAAAATGGGCATTTGATTGATGGGATAGGGGAGTTTGCCAATAATGTGCCAGTAGGCTGGATCGCAAGCTTTATGTGCACGATTGTGTGGGCTTTTTGGTATTTTTTCTTTGGGTATCCGCTGAATAGCTTTTCTCAAATCGGGCAATACAATGAAGAGGTTAAAGCACACAACCAAAAATTTGAAGCCAAATGGAAGCATTTGGGTCAAAAGGAATTGGTGGATATGGGGCAAGGCATCTTTTTAGTCCATTGTTCGCAATGCCATGGCATCACCGCTGAGGGCTTGCATGGGAGCGCTCAAAATCTGGTGCGATGGGGTAAAGAAGAGGGCATTATGGATACCATTAAGCATGGCTCTAAAGGCATGGATTATCTCGCTGGGGAAATGCCTGCTATGGAATTGGACGAAAAAGACGCTAAAGCGATTGCGAGCTATGTGATGGCAGAAATTTCTAGCGTTAAAAAAACCAAAAACCCTCAACTCATTGATAAGGGCAAGGAGCTGTTTGAAAGCATGGGTTGCACAGGCTGTCATGGCAATGATGGTAAGGGCTTGCAAGAAAATCAAGTGTTTGCGGCCGATTTGACCGCTTACGGCACAGAGAATTTTTTGAGAAATATCTTAACGCATGGCAAAAAGGGCAATATAGGGCATATGCCATCATTCAAATATAAAAACTTTAGCGATTTGCAAGTTAAAGCGTTAGCCGAATTTATCCAATCGCTAAAACCCTTAGAAGATTAAAGGAAAAGAGATGAAATTTTTAAACGGATTAGCAGGGAATTTACTGATTGTGGTTATTTTATTGTGTGTAGCCGTTTTTTTTACGCTCAAAGCGATCCATATCCAAAAAGAGCAAGCCACCAATTATTACCGCTATAAGGATATTAACGCTTTAGAGATGAAAAACACCCAAAACCGGGCTAATTATGAATTGGTCAATCAAGGGAGTAAAAAATGAAATTCACGACTTTAGAAAAAATCTTAGCCTTAATGGTAGTAGCGACCATTTTAATGACGATTGTTATTTCTTTTGTGCCTAACTTGTTTTTGTTTAGCACATGAGAATCTTATGGCTTGTAATAGCCTTTGTTTGTTGTTTGGGGGCCGATGATTATGTTTTTAATAATTCTAAGGGGCGTTTGGTAGAAAAAAGCGTTGCGTTTGTAGAGGGCGTTTCTAAAGAGCTTTATCTTAAAGCAGGCGTGCGTTTTGTGATTGATATGACGGATTTTGAAAAAAATCCTATCGCTTTGGCACTCAAAAAGGAACGCCAAAATTATCAAGAGGGCTTTTTAAAGCAGCTCAAGCCCCCTTTTGTGGTATTCTTTTTTTACCATGACGCTCAAAAAATAGAATTAGTGGCTAACCCTAAAGATTTGTTAGACACTGATAAAATCTTTTTTGAAAAAATCGCTCCCTTACTCCCCACAAACGCTAAAGAATACACGCCCCAAAGGATTTCAGCCATGCTCATTAACGGCTATTCGGTCGCAGTAGATGCTTTAGCGGAAAAATATCATGTGAATATTGTGCAAAATTTTAACGCTCCTAAGGGAGTAACTTTTGTAAAGGTGGTTATTTATATTTTATTATTGACGCTTTTAGGCGCGTTTTTGGGGCTTTATTTTTTTAAAAAATCTTAAGAGAGAAAATCAATGAAAGAAAAAAACTTTTGGCCTTTAGGGATCATGAGCGTGCTTATTCTTGGACTTGGGATTGTGGTGTTTTTGGTGGTGTTTGCCCTAAAAAATTCGCCTAAAAACGATTTAGTGTATTTTAAGGGTCATAACGAAGTGGATTTAAACTTTAACGACATGCTTAAAATTTATGAAAATTTTAAGTCTAATTATCGTTTTTTGGTGGGTTTAAAACCCCTTATTAAAAGCCCTAAAACCCCCATTTTGCCCTATTTTTCTAAAGGCACGCATGGGGATAAAAAACTCCAAGAAACCCTTTTAAACAACGCTTTGATTTTGGAAAAATCCAACACGCTTTATGCGCAATTGCAACCGCTCAAACCCGCTTTAGATCCGCCAAATATTCAAGTGTATTTAGCGTTTTATCCCAGCCCATCACAGCCCAGATTATTGGGGACGCTTGATTGTAGAAGTGCATGCGAACCTTTAAAATTTGATTTGTTAGAGAGCGATAAAAGGGGGCGCTATAAGATCCTTTTTAAATTTGTTTTTAAAAATAAAGAAGAATTGATTTTGGAGCAACTGGCTTTTTTCAAGCAGCGCGTTTAAAAAAATGCCTTTAGCGTTTTTTATTAACACTCAATCATTTTAAAAAGCCTGAATTTTCTATCCAAACGGGTATAATAAGGCTATGGGTTTTTTAAAAGTTTTTAAGCATGACGCCTTGGGGCAAGTAGGGAATGTTGTTGTGGGGAATTTTTTAATAACGCTCACTATTTTAGCGGTTTGTTTTTCCTCTCAAAGCGTTGAAGAAACGACCATGCTCACTTTAAGCTACACGCTCTTTTTTGTCTTGGGGGCGTTTTTACTGATTGCAATCAGTGTGGGAGCGATCAAAAATCTCAATGCGCTTTTTTCTAAAAGGGGGGTTTTAAGCTTTTCTTTACCCGTTAGTTTAGAGTCTTTATTGCTCCCTAAAATCTTGCTCCCCATGGTGTTTTTTATCTTCAGTTTGTTCTGGTTTGTGGCGAGCGTTCGTTTGGGCTATTCTCTTTTTAACGCGCAATCCAGCGTGCTGTTTATCTTGCACACCGCTTTAAAAACCTTTGTGTTAAAACCCACTAAAACTATAGGCGTTGCGCTGTTTTTAGGGCTTGTTTTAATGAAATTTTTATTTGTTTTGAGCGTTTTAAACGCTGCTAGGATCAAAAAAGCGCGTTTTTTACTAGGGGGGCTGTTATTCATTTTGGTGGGGGTTGTTTTGGAATTAGCGTTTAATTCGTTACTGCCCTTAATGAGCTCTAGTTTAAGCATCAATGAGGGATTTTATTATTTCTTGCAACAACAAGAATTGCAAGAAAATAAATACTACCTTTTATGGGGGGTGGATTTTTTAAAAATCCTTTTATTGTATGGGGTGATCCGTTACTTGCTTATGCATAAATTAGAATTGGATTAAGAAAAGCGGTATTTTAAATATTCATCAGTGAGCAAGCAATCTTTAGTCTTTAACAAGTTAGTGTAAAATCCGTGCTGATAGCCCAATTCAAAAAGCTTGTCTATGGCGAGAATTTGAACCTCACTTAAGTGCGTTGAAGTTTCGTTCGCATACAAGCTTAAATAAGTTCGTAAGCGCTCTTTATTGACACGAATGAGCGAACGCTCTAACAGCATGCTAGAGAGCAAATTTTGGTGTTTTAGCGCGGCTTCAACCGCTTTAATCAAAGCCTTTTTAATCAAAATCGCACGATACAAGGGGATAGAGCGCCTAATCGCCATGCCCCCTAAAGGTAAGGGTAAATCCACTTCAATGAGTTCTTTCCAAACATCCCACAATTCTTTTTCCACTTCTAATTCATCATGGAAATCCAAGATATTTTCATGGATGAGCACGCCCGCATGCACGCTCCCTTCAAGCACCGCTTTTTCAATGTCCAAAAAATTCATGTAAGTGATGCGCGCATGTTTGTAATAGATCTTAAACAAAAGGGCGTTGGTGGTGTGCTCCCCGCTTAATGCGACTCTAAAATCTTTTTTCAATTTCACGCCCTTTTTTTTCACTAATTTAGGCCCATAGCCGTTCCCAAAGCTCGTCGCTGTAGGGAGCAAAGCATAATCGTTTGCAATTTTAGGGTATAGCCCAAAGCTGATTGCGCTCACATCGTAAGTGTTTTTTAGGGCTTCTTGGTTTAGGGTTTCAATATCAAGGGCAATGTTTTTGAATGTTTTATTCTTAATGGGGCAATCTATCCAGCCAAACTTAATCGCATAATACATGAAAATATCATCAGCATCAGGGCTATGAGCGACACTAATCAAAGTAAAATCCTTTTGTGATAGGGTAAGTCCTTTTATTATAATAGATTTTAGGCTAGGATTTGATAGAATAAACAAATCAAATTCAATAAGGTGATTTATGGCAATAGATGAAGACAAACAAAAAGCGATTTCTTTAGCGATCAAACAAATTGATAAGGTTTTTGGTAAGGGGGCGTTGGTGCGCCTTGGGGATAAGCAAGTAGAAAAGATTGACGCTATTTCTACAGGCTCGTTAGGGTTGGATCTGGCTTTAGGGATTGGGGGCGTTCCAAAGGGCAGGATCATTGAAATTTATGGGCCAGAGTCAAGTGGGAAGACCACTTTAAGCTTGCATATTATTGCAGAATGCCAAAAAAATGGCGGCGTGTGCGCGTTCATTGACGCTGAGCATGCCCTAGACGTGTATTATGCTAAGAGATTGGGTGTGGATACGGAAAATCTACTCGTTTCCCAACCAAGCACAGGCGAAGAAGCTTTAGAGATTTTAGAAACGATCACCAGAAGCGGAGGGATTGATTTGGTGGTGGTGGATTCGGTGGCGGCTCTTACGCCTAAAGCGGAGATTGATGGGGATATGGGCGATCAGCATGTGGGCTTGCAAGCAAGGCTTATGAGCCATGCGTTAAGGAAAATCACCGGTGTTTTGCACAAGATGAACACTACTCTCGTTTTTATTAATCAAATCAGGATGAAGATTGGCATGATGGGTTATGGGAGTCCAGAGACCACAACCGGAGGTAACGCTTTAAAATTCTATGCGAGCGTTAGGATTGATATTAGAAGGATTGCGGCTTTAAAACAAAACGAACAGCATATCGGTAACAGAGCTAAAGCCAAAGTGGTTAAAAATAAAGTCGCTCCGCCCTTTAGAGAAGCGGAATTTGACATCATGTTTGGGGAAGGGATTTCTAAAGAGGGCGAAATCATTGACTATGGCGTGAAATTAGACATTGTGGATAAGAGCGGGGCATGGCTTAGTTATCAGGATAAAAAGTTAGGGCAAGGCCGAGAAAACGCTAAAGCCCTACTGAAAGAAGATAAAGCCCTAGCGAATGAAATCACTCTTAAGATTAAAGAGAGTATTGGTTCTAATGAAGAGATCATGCCCTTACCGGATGAGCCTTTAGAAGAAATGGAATAAAAAAGGATTTTGATGCTAACCATTAAAGATATTCATGCTTTAGAAGTGATGGATAGTAGGGGCAATCCTACCATTCAAGCCAGCGTGGTTTTAAGCGATAATACTAAGGCGAGCGCGATTGTGCCTAGCGGGGCGAGCACCGGTAAAAGAGAAGCGTTAGAATTAAGGGATAATGACAAAACCCGTTTTTTGGGTAAAGGGGTTTTAAGGGCATGCGAAAATGTCAATAGCGTGATCAAACACCATTTAATAGGGCTTGAAGCGACTAGTCAAGCCTTTGTGGATGAGAGGTTAAGGGCTTTAGACGGCACGCCTAATTACGCTAATTTAGGGGCGAACGCTGTTTTGGGCGTTTCTATGGCGTTAGCAAGGGCTAGCGCGAAGGCTTTAAATCTGCCATTATACCGCTATTTAGGGGGGGCTAACGCTCTGACTTTGCCTGTGCCAATGCTCAATATCATCAACGGCGGAACGCATGCGAATAATTCCATAGACTTTCAAGAATACATGATCATGCCTTTAGGGTTTGAGAGTTTTAAAGAAGCCTTAAGAGCGAGCGCAGAAGTCTATCACACGCTTAAAAAACTTTTAGATGAAAAGAATCAGCTCACAAGCGTGGGCGATGAGGGGGGTTTTGCGCCTAATTTTAACAACAATGTAGAACCCCTTGAAGCCATTTCTCAAGCCATTGAAAAAGCCGGCTATAAATTAGGCGAAGAAATCGCGCTCGCTTTAGATGTAGCGAGCAGTGAGTTAGTGGATGAACATTTCAATTACCATTTAAAGGGTGAAAATAAGATTCTAGATTCGCATGAATTAGTGGCTTATTATAAAGAGTTGGTGGCAAAATACCCGATTGTATCCATTGAAGATGGTTTGAGCGAAGACGATTGGGAGGGTTGGGCGTTTTTAAGCAAGGAATTAGGGCGTCAAATCCAGTTAGTGGGCGATGATTTGTTTGTAACGAACGCAAACATTTTACAAAAAGGCATTGAAAAAAACATTGCGAACGCCATTTTGATCAAACCCAATCAAATCGGCACCATTAGTGAAACTTTGGAAACCATAAGGTTAGCCAAACACCATGCCTATCAATGCGTGATGAGCCATAGAAGCGGGGAGAGTGAAGACAGCTTTATCGCTGATTTTGCAGTCGCGCTCAATACGGGAGAAATTAAAACCGGATCCACCGCAAGGAGCGAAAGGATCGCCAAATACAACCGCCTTTTAGAGATTGAGCATGAATTAAAAGGGGGGATTTATATCGGTAAAGAGTTGTTTAAGCATGGCTAGTGGCCTTTTTGAAAACGATAAAATCAAAGACAACAAAGCGCGAGATTTTTTTTATAGCCATAGCTCCCTTATTGTCTTTTTCCTTTTACTGCTTGGGTTTGGGTATTATTTAGGGAAGTTGCTTTTTGGGGGTTCTTCTTTAGAGGTTTATTTGGATTTAAGAGACAAGCATGAACGATTGCAACAAGAAATCACCGAATTGCAAAGCAAGAATGTGCGCTTGCAAAAGCGTTTGTTTGAATTGAGGGAATTACGGCCTAGAGATTAGATTTAAGGAAATGGCAGTGTTAAAAAAGATGATAGGTTTGGTGGTGGTTTTAAGCGTTTTATTGGCTAGAGACAACCCTTTTGAGTCTGAAATCAATTCCAAGAATTTGCAAGGGGGCTTTAATGGGATCTATGACAGCTATTTTAAAGAAATCCATGTGGATTTGCCCACGAGCGCTAGGATTTTAAAACAAATCACGCTCACTTACCAGGATATTGATGGCTCTATCCATTCTAAAGTCGTGGGCATTGATAAAAGCATTGATTGGCATTACCCCTTAAAACTCTCCCAACACACCCTTAATCAAGACGCCTTTGAAAAACGCTACCAGATCCAAGATTTTGATTTTTTAATGGCAAACAACACGATGATTTTGCGTTCCCCTTATAAAATTTTGCGCTCTTTTGTGCTGGTCAATCCTTATAGAATCGTGTTAGACACGCAAAAAGGCCCTTTGGATATTTATCAAAACATGGATTTAAACCAGAAATTTTTTTCTCAAATTAAAGTCGGCACGCACAAAGATTATTACCGCATCACGCTCATTTTAGACGGGAAATACCGCTATCTTTTGGAAGAAAAAAATGGGGCGTATGAATTAAAATTGAAATAAAAGCATGCAGCATTTAGTCTTAATCGGTTTTATGGGGAGCGGTAAAAGCTCTTTAGCGCAAGAATTGGGGCTTGCTTTGAAATTGGAAGTGTTGGATACGGATATGATCATTAGCGAGAGGGTGGGCTTGAGCGTGAGAGAAATTTTTGAAGAGCTTGGCGAAGACAATTTCAGGATGTTTGAAAAAAATTTGATTGATGAATTAAAAACGCTCAAAACCCCCCATGTTATTTCTACCGGTGGGGGCATTGTGATGCATGAAAATCTTAAGGGTTTAGGCACAACTTTTTACCTCAAAATGGATTTTGAGACCTTGATTAAGCGTTTGAATCAAAAAGAAAGGGAAAAACGCCCCCTTTTGAATGATCTCACTCAAGCCAAAGAACTTTTTGAAAAACGCCAAGCCCTCTATGAAAAAAACGCCTCCTTTATCATTGATGCAAGAGGTGGTTTAAATAATTCTTTAAAACAAGTGCTACAATTCATCGCATAAATTTTTTTTAAAGGCCTTTTGATGTTAAGTAGAGACATTGTCCAATATTCCAAGATCCGCACCGAGTTATACGCTTATCTTACCTATTTGTTTTCGCACAATATCCGCAACCATCTCCCTGAAATCACTTTGGATTATTTAAACAAACAGATCAGAAAAATGCACGCTGAAATCAAAATGGCAAAAAGTTTTTTTGTGTTAGACGCTAAGGGCATGCTAATTCTTAAGCCAAGCCAACTTAAAGAGCAGGGGCATAAGGAAGGGATATTAGAGCATGATTTAACAGAAGGGATTGAATTAGAATCGCATGCCAGCTTTAGCGATAAATACTATTTTTATCAAGCCGTGAGTGAAAAGCGTTGCATTTTAACAGATCCCTATCCTTCTAAAAAAGGAAACCATTTAGTAGTGAGCGCATCTTACCCGGTGTATGATCAAAATAATGATCTAGCGTTTGTGGTGTGCTTGCAAATCCCTTTGAGGGTGGCGATTGAAATCAGCTCGCCTTCAAAGTATTTTAAAACCTTTAGCGAAGGGAGCATGGTCATGTATTTTATGATTTCTATCATGCTCACTTTAGTGTCGCTGCTTTTATTTGTGAAATGCATTTCTAGCTTTTGGACAGCGATTGTCAATTTTAGCAGTTTTGATATTAAAGAAGTGTTCCACCCTATCGTGCTTTTAACCTTAGCTTTAGCCACCTTTGATTTGGTCAAGGCGATTTTTGAAGAGGAAGTGTTGGGTAAAAATAGTGGGGATAATCACCATGCGATCCACCGCACGATGATCAGGTTTTTAGGCTCTATCATTATCGCATTAGCCATTGAGGCGTTAATGCTCGTGTTTAAATTCAGCGTGAGCGAACCGGATAAAATCACTTATGCGGTGTATTTGGCTATCGGCGTGGCAGTGCTTTTGATAAGTTTAGCGATTTACGTTAAATTCGCCTATAGCGTGTTGCCCAAACGAGAACGCTAAGAGTTTAAAAACCTTTCTTTTAAGCGTTTGAAAATCTTACTCAATCTAAAAAAGACATATTCTAAAAGGGTTTTTTTATTGAGTAGGGGGGAAAGAAATTCAAAGGTTTTTTGTTTGTCTTGAAGGCTTAAACATTCTGTCATTTGTTTAAGGAATTTCACGGAATATTCAGCATAAAAAGGGGTTTTTAAAAGAGTCTCATGCCATTCTTTAGAATATAAAGCAGTGGGTAAAACCCAAGGTTTTCCTGTAAAATAAAAATGCAGCATGACGATTTCCTTTTTGTCAGGGATGAAGCGTTTTTGATTGGCCATGAAAGGGTGGGTGTTATAAAT
The Helicobacter pylori genome window above contains:
- a CDS encoding PDC sensor domain-containing protein, whose translation is MLSRDIVQYSKIRTELYAYLTYLFSHNIRNHLPEITLDYLNKQIRKMHAEIKMAKSFFVLDAKGMLILKPSQLKEQGHKEGILEHDLTEGIELESHASFSDKYYFYQAVSEKRCILTDPYPSKKGNHLVVSASYPVYDQNNDLAFVVCLQIPLRVAIEISSPSKYFKTFSEGSMVMYFMISIMLTLVSLLLFVKCISSFWTAIVNFSSFDIKEVFHPIVLLTLALATFDLVKAIFEEEVLGKNSGDNHHAIHRTMIRFLGSIIIALAIEALMLVFKFSVSEPDKITYAVYLAIGVAVLLISLAIYVKFAYSVLPKRER
- a CDS encoding AMIN domain-containing protein, whose translation is MLKKMIGLVVVLSVLLARDNPFESEINSKNLQGGFNGIYDSYFKEIHVDLPTSARILKQITLTYQDIDGSIHSKVVGIDKSIDWHYPLKLSQHTLNQDAFEKRYQIQDFDFLMANNTMILRSPYKILRSFVLVNPYRIVLDTQKGPLDIYQNMDLNQKFFSQIKVGTHKDYYRITLILDGKYRYLLEEKNGAYELKLK
- the recA gene encoding recombinase RecA produces the protein MAIDEDKQKAISLAIKQIDKVFGKGALVRLGDKQVEKIDAISTGSLGLDLALGIGGVPKGRIIEIYGPESSGKTTLSLHIIAECQKNGGVCAFIDAEHALDVYYAKRLGVDTENLLVSQPSTGEEALEILETITRSGGIDLVVVDSVAALTPKAEIDGDMGDQHVGLQARLMSHALRKITGVLHKMNTTLVFINQIRMKIGMMGYGSPETTTGGNALKFYASVRIDIRRIAALKQNEQHIGNRAKAKVVKNKVAPPFREAEFDIMFGEGISKEGEIIDYGVKLDIVDKSGAWLSYQDKKLGQGRENAKALLKEDKALANEITLKIKESIGSNEEIMPLPDEPLEEME
- a CDS encoding shikimate kinase, with the translated sequence MQHLVLIGFMGSGKSSLAQELGLALKLEVLDTDMIISERVGLSVREIFEELGEDNFRMFEKNLIDELKTLKTPHVISTGGGIVMHENLKGLGTTFYLKMDFETLIKRLNQKEREKRPLLNDLTQAKELFEKRQALYEKNASFIIDARGGLNNSLKQVLQFIA
- the eno gene encoding phosphopyruvate hydratase — encoded protein: MLTIKDIHALEVMDSRGNPTIQASVVLSDNTKASAIVPSGASTGKREALELRDNDKTRFLGKGVLRACENVNSVIKHHLIGLEATSQAFVDERLRALDGTPNYANLGANAVLGVSMALARASAKALNLPLYRYLGGANALTLPVPMLNIINGGTHANNSIDFQEYMIMPLGFESFKEALRASAEVYHTLKKLLDEKNQLTSVGDEGGFAPNFNNNVEPLEAISQAIEKAGYKLGEEIALALDVASSELVDEHFNYHLKGENKILDSHELVAYYKELVAKYPIVSIEDGLSEDDWEGWAFLSKELGRQIQLVGDDLFVTNANILQKGIEKNIANAILIKPNQIGTISETLETIRLAKHHAYQCVMSHRSGESEDSFIADFAVALNTGEIKTGSTARSERIAKYNRLLEIEHELKGGIYIGKELFKHG